The following nucleotide sequence is from Scyliorhinus torazame isolate Kashiwa2021f chromosome 4, sScyTor2.1, whole genome shotgun sequence.
ccaccattttctcttaccttgtttgctgctgataaaaatggagggaattgttttgggtccctttggccctcgtacacgctcccccaatggaacctgttggatgaaggtgaagccttctggtgtcggaaagtatggagtctccatctgtccaaagttctgcattttttcccgtaaaattttattaactaaaacccccctgaacttgtaaaaaaaattaatgaaaaaaaaattaaatgaataaaaaaaatgaataaaccccccgaacttgtaaagaaatataaaaaataaaatgaataaaataaatgaaaaaaaaaaaaatgaataaaataaatgaataaaatgaatgaaCCCCCACATTTGTAAAaagaaataaaatgaataaaataaatgaataaaatgaatttaaaaaaacccaaacttgtaaaacaaaaagctgcgaccattaaaataaatagcggccgcactgcgcatgcgcgcccgatcatcggcgtgcatgcgcatagttttgcccaTGCGTAATGCAGCtgaattttttttacatgttcgtgtccattttaaaggccgcttgcagccggcgttattaaaagccggcttctGCGCTGGGATTTGCGCCATCAGGAGCGCCGCggaggacggctccgcgaccctcccgacaccctcccgacacccgcccgtgacccacccgtgggtcgcccCCCCAAGTTTTAAAAACACTGTCATAGAGGATGTGAGGCTAGTTTATGCACTTGTCCAGGAATGTTAAACCTTTCAGAATATTTCACGTAGACTTGAAATTTGTAACAATCACCATTTATTTAACTGCATCAATACATAAATACACTTGTGATAATGCATTATTTGAGAAACTCATTCTGTGACCGATCAACTTCatgcagagatattttgtgatttgctACAATATAATTTATGTGTTGGCATTTTGGAGATGTATATTTTTGGAGAATACATACATTATCAATGTCAGTTAGATGGATCGAGCATTAATAACATACTTTTTACAAATTGAATAACAAAATAAGTCATGTCAATTACTATTGGAATACAGAAAACAATGGGAATAGACTGATCTTGACACAAAGGGAAGTGATTAGCCATTGAAGCAGTTGAATTTCAAACATTGATAAGATTTCTGGACTGATGTACTGGATCAGATTGAGAAGGTTTATTGCTTGTGATGAATACCTATGAAACAGTAAATGCCAAGGACCAAAATACATTTTTGCATAGATAGTTTCTGCACAAAGAGGGACAACCAAATTTCAAATTGGTAGTACAacagcagatttaaaaaaaaaaaaaggaaatatcAGGGTAATATATTTTATCAGAACACCAATTTTATCTCTGTCACCTGGGTACATGTCAAAAGCATTGTGTTTCAAGCAAATGACATTTAGATGAAGACAGCACAGCAGTTTGATGGTCAGATCTGTTTCTTAATAGCTACCCTTCTATTAGATAGTTGTCCATTATTAGTTTTTCATTTTGTCTCATTAACTAAATTGTGTTGCTTGTCACTCAGAATAGAACATGGATCATCAACTCAGCTCCATATTTCAAACTCATGCATATCATGAATGGACAATTAGGAACCCTGAGAATGATGAGTGCATGAGCTCAGAAGAGTATAAGCCATTTGACTCTTCTGTAGGTAACTGTATATAGATTTGGTCATTTTCATGTAGATATAATGTAGCACTTCCTGAGACCTGATCAATATAACCTTCTGTATAGTCATCATATGAATACATCACAGCCTCGTCATTTTTGTATAATCCAACCCAAACATTTGCTCCCTTAACTTGTATTTGATAATTAAATTGATAGATGCCAGATATTTCACATGTAAAAATACCAGTTGAGGGGTCATAGTTGTTATTTGAATTGGTCAATATTTTGTCAAATGCTATTGGTTGCTCAGCTGGGTAATATGAATGGGAAAGAATGGCTGTAAAAGCTGGATATGGACTGAATAACCCAGCTGAAGGCTCTCCTGACTTGATGTAGCCATTATAATCGTATTTTCCTGGGGACATAATCACTTCTGCTGGTGGGCCTGGTGGTCCAGGAAGACCTGGTTGGCCTGGGGATCCCGGTGGACCATTTAGTCCAGGTGTACCAGGTGAGCCACTTTCCATTTTCCCATAATAATTTCCAGGAGGACCAGGTGGACCGGGGGGACCCTGATCACCTTTTTCCCCTTGAAATCCTTGAGCACCGTGAGAGCCAGGTGGACCTCTTGGACCAGGTGATCCTGCACTTCCTCTTGATCCTGACTCACCTGGATATCCTGGTGGTCCATGAAGACCAGGTGGGCCAGCGCTTCCCGATTtacctggtgagccagcaggtcccATGCTACCTTTAGGACCACTTGCACCTCGTTGTCCTTCTGGACCTGGTGTACCTGGTAGTCCTAGAGACCCTGATTTCCCTGGGGCACCACCAGATCCTGGTTGACCTTTGGGTCCTGGATATCCACGAGCACCAACAGGTCCTGCTTGACCTTTCTCTCCTGGTGCAGCATTAGCACCTGGAGCACCTCTTGGACCTTGTTGTCCAGGTGGACCTGCTGACCCGACAGACCCAGgagttccaggtgctccagttgctCCTGGCTGTCCTTTTTCTCCTGTGTAACCAGACGGGCCAACAGGACCGGGCTCTCCTTTGAGTCCTGGTAAACCTGATTTTCCAAAACCAGGTATTCCAGGTGCACCTGGTGAGCCTTGTGGACCAGGAGCCCCCTTGCCTCCAGGAGCCCCCGGTGACCCTGGTTCACCTGGTGCTCCAGATTTTCCAGTTCCTGGGCGACCGGGAATTCCTGGTGGTCCTTTTTGACCTGGAGCACCTGAATAACCTGGTTGACCTGCTGGGCCCATTTCCCCTTTTTCACCTGGTGGACCTGGACGACCAGGGGCTCCAGTGCTTCCTAATCCTGCTGGTCCAGGTGGTCCTGATGGCCCTTGTGGTCCCGTTGCCCCTCTGCTACCAGGACGCCCTGGAATTCCCATTCCCTTTTCCCCTTTTGCTCCAGGAAGACCCATATGCCCTGGTATACCTTTTTCTCCAGGTTGACCTGCTGGTCCTGTATGACCCGGTGGCCCTTGTGCACCTGGTTTACCTAGAGCCGCCAATCCTGCTGGCCCAGGGTAACCGGTGGCTCCTTGATTGCCTTTGGAACCTGGCGATCCTCGAGCTCCTCGATCACCTTTTTCTCCTGGGGTTCCTCTTTCACCTGACTTTCCTGGTGCTCCTGGCATTCCTGGTTTTCCCATTGCCGGCATTCCTGGTGGTCCTGGCCTTCCTGGCTTGCCAGGGGCTCCTGGCATTCCCATGCCTGTTTTTCCGGGAGACCCTGGTGGGCCTCGTGGACCAGGTGGACCTGTTGACCCACGTTCTCCTCCTACATCTATAGTTGAAAAATTAAGTGTAATTTAGATGATGACATTTTGACTCATGTTCCATTGAAAACAAACCTCACAGTATCCACTGATCTTTTTCAGGTGTTCAATCCAGAGAAGGACTAAGGCATTATAAAATAGTTCAACTGCAAAATCATACTAATTTAGAAATTATAATGAAAAGTCAGCAGTTTCTATAAATGGTGGTCAATCTGCACCTCTAGTTTGAAAATCTAACTCCAGTTCAGTGAAACTCTCTTGTTGACAACTTTGAATTTAACTTCCACATTTATTTTACCACTTAAGAGCTTTCTGACGGTCATCTTCATATGTACAAAGTTTGCATGTTGCTCACCTCTGCTTTCGTCATTTTCTTCATTTCCTTCATCTTCTGAGTTCTGAGAGTCATAGCTTTTTATATTGTAATCTGTTTTTTAGAAGTACAATAAAAATAAATGGTGATTACAcgggacattttgaaaaacttggtGATTTCCATAACAAAAAAGAAACTCCCGCTTGAGTAGAATCATTCACATCTCAGGTTAtcccaaagcattttgcagccaatGAATTACCATTgacatctatgatgtggagatgtcggcgttggactggggtgagcacagtaagaagtcttacaacaccaggttaaagtccaacaggtttgtttcgaatcactagctttcggagcactgctccttcctcaggtgaatggcatTGACATCAAGTTATTGTTGTGTTGTAgggaaatgtggcagctaatttgtgcaatATTGATCAATTAATCTATTCTTTGAGAATTAATGTTGGCTAAAATATCAGGAAAATTCCCCACTTAGCTTCACGAAGTGCTATGGGGCACCTGCCTATATAAAAGTAAAATAAAAACCagacctggtctggattttggaatgcaaacttccaagggaaagcataattatgagagaagattttaaagtgtgttttcggGAGTAGAGTTTTGAAACTCTCACGTGGCAATCATCTGTGGGGATTCTGAGAAAGCATCCGCAAACATTCTCTTAGGGTTTGGAGTGGGGAGTGCATTTGTTCACAGTGatcctgtgtgcttaaaagggactttgtactAATGAGACTATTGTAGATTAAGATGCACTTTgtaatctgtgtgtaattgttgaaCTAAGGGGGAAGTaacccaattttttcatgtttaatgaatATTTATTTTTTGTTCAAAAACAAATTAGCTGCCCTGTGAACCTGTTCCTCcgtgtttaatttttaaaaagttgtggtcttttgagtcagggttccattctaGGATATTTCTGTCCAGTTAAGACATCAACTGGTATCATAACACATTTGACTTTTGTTCAATGCTTAGAGTTCTCTTTTAGTTGTAGAAAATAGTGCCACCATTCTATGGGCAAACAGCAACTCTGCAATAAATGCTGATGAACAATATTCTGAGCCTTAATGACTGCGAAGTACCTTGTGCTCCTTGACAGAAATGCAAAAAAAATTAAATCTGCAGACCTTGCATTGTTTTACATGTTCAACTTCTTTTCACTCAGGTAGACAGAACATTTACAGTCCCTTTACTGTTTTCAGTCAAGTTGGCTTACATTCTACAAAACTTCTTATTTAAGTGCAAAAGATTTAACCCAAAATATATCACAAATGGCAGAACTTGGTAGGCTGAAATTTGCTACAAGTGCGGCAGTTGGTTATCAAGTTCTGCAGTTGTGTTTTTGACACAGTTGTTTAAAAGTCATTTCAAAATTTTGGCTGTTACTTAGTTATAGTAGATGTCCTTTTTTATGATTGAGAGATTTTAGCCAAATACCCTATTTTCTATTAAATAATCTTGGTTTAACCAAATACATTTTTACATCTTTAGCTTGGAAAGACTGCTGAAAGAAAAAGGTAGCTGTTATGCCTTTCTGTTTAATAAGGTAATCTTCATGTTGATTCCTTGTTTCAATATTAACAAATATTTTGTGTGAACTCAGTGAGAAGATATTTAATCATTCAAAAACAAAAAGGGAGGATTTTGAACTCAAAATGGATGCAAAGTCAATGGTGCAAGTGTGATACCCACCTGGTGAACTCAGCATAAGGCTGCAACCATTTTCAGGATTGGTCTTCATCAGCATACCGTGGGCAAGCTGCCTGGGACTCAGTTAATGCTTGCACAAGGCTCACTGAATTTGGTGTGGAAAATCCCAATGGCATATGGATTGATGAGTCGGATTTTGCAGTAAAGGTTCATGGTGGGGTGGGGTACCATAATGCTTTTAGTGGGTGAGACTGAAATGACAAAATCGGTTTTCCAAAGCTGTTGGCATCCTTGCTGTCACATTGATATCTGTAAGTGATCTGGATTTGCCTATAGTGGATAACACTATTGTTGTAATCAACCCGGAAATAGTGGGTGGAATCTAATGCCTCCTGGCAAGTTTGGAGGTGGGTGCAGTGGGCATAATCAAGCAGGGGGCTCTGCCGCCTTCCTACTTGCACCCAATTAATTCTGGAGTGGGAATGCTTGTTCGTGGCCTTCCAGACTGAACGCTAATGAAGGcccttaagtggacaattaatgcccacttaagagcTTAATTCCCCCATCTGTTGGCATTCAACAGCGTGAGAAAATTGCCATGCATAGAGCCTAAAATGCGAATCCTGCTGGAATTGCTTACAGGCAACCAAAGGGGATCCCGTATTCAAAGGCCCTGAGTGCCTCATACAGGGTCTTGGCACTGGGATGTTGGGGCACAATGAGAGCCATCCTTCTGTCATTTCTTCCTATACCTTCCCACGCACACAGCTAGTGAACCGCACCCCTGAATCCCCTGACCCCCTTCCCGTCGTCACCCACCTGTGACCTAGGCCTCTTGACAATCCTGGGCCTCTGGTGGGTGTACTTCTGGCAGCACGCAGTACATCTGGTGGCATTGATGGACAGTGGATAGCTGCTGGCCTTTGATTGGCCTGAATCCCATGGACTGCCCAATGCTGACAAGTTAAGTGCCTGCTGGGCACTTGATTCCAGCAGCGCTCCCTGAACAGAGGGGATGCAAGCATTCAGCCAGCAGGTGAGACCCCCATCATCTACATTAaagtctacccagtgtgtgtaattaATTGTGAAGACAATAGATAATAATTTAAGGAAAACATAGATTAGTAGATTGGATAGATAAATGTAAGTGTGAGATGATACATTTTGAGCACAACAAGGAAATGCACAATTGTGAAACTTGAAATGGAATACAAGAGCAGAAAACACAAATCTGACAAGTTGTTAATAAATAAAATATATGGGATTGCTTAATTTATAATTATGCTGCTAAATATGGAAGCATAGTGATAATACTAATTCTTGGTTACTATTGTATCTAGTTTTGGGTATCATTAATGCATATATCCAAGAACACGAAGAATGTGCAGTGACGATTGCTAAAATGGTATCGGGGAAGATGCCAAAGCTAATGGAAACTGGGGCTCTTTTTGATCAAATAGAAAAAGGTTAAATGAAGATAAGAAAGAATTGTTCAAAATTATTAAGAGGTTAGTTAAGATAAACCAGGAAAACTAATAATAGTAGATAGTAACAGTAGACAGAAGGCTAAGCAGCAAAGTGCTCTTGACAGACCAGACACACACTAAGGAATGTATCTAGTTGTGATCACTGAGACACATAGTGCACATTCAATCCTGGAGGTGGCACAGAAGAGCCAAAGGACTGATTCCAAATGTTTATGGACTAACGTCTGTAAAGATTATGGACAAAGTTGGCATTTTCAGGGGTGAAAGCTGGTAATTAAGAAATGAGATGCAGAAAGTAGTGAATGATATTGTCAATGTAAATGAAACAAAAACTTCAACCTGAATCGTCAGAGTAGGACATGAGGATACAGCTTCAAAAGCACAGAGAGAACATGTATTTCATACTTTAAGCTTGTGGCACAAGGACCTTCTAATTGACATAATGAAGAAAAACCTAGTAAGAATTTGGACTGACCAAAAGTGGTTTCTGGTGGGGCACACATCCTTTAAAGGTCATTCAATTTCCTAAGTCAGTGATTTCCTCAGCACATTTATCAAGTGTTTGAAAATATTGATATTTTAAAATAGATTTTATAATATTAACATGTAATTTagctatttatatatatataacaatACTTAACAGGAACTATAGAAATGTATAGCACAGCAGGTGGTCATTTGACCCCTTACGTTTGTTCTAGAAGGCTAATGGATTTAACAGAGCCATCTAATTATCTATAAGCAACTTTTAGCTCCAATTGTTAACAGACCCATTCATATTGGATCATTATAATATGGATGAATTTGTTTCCACCATTTGTTTTAGTTACAGTTAATTCTATTTCATTTAAGTCTCCATTCTTGTCTCCTTTATGCAGAATATACAGTTTTATCCCAGTTGCATTCTATATTATGTTAGTTTGTCTCTGATATTGTCTTGAAATTCAATTCATCAAATGTCAGAATGGAAACTAAAATATATTGGTTAAAACGTTATTTTAAAAAGTGGAAAAGACAATAGCAAGCACACTAGAAAGAAGAATTAATGAACTTGTGTTTAAATAGCATCTTTCCTGAACTAAGCAGCCTAAAATGCGTCACATCCAATGAAGTACCTGTAAGGGAACATAGCATCCAGTTTTCACACAGCAAGCTGCCATGACCAGCAATGTGAtgaatggccagataatctgttttgataATACTGGTTGAGAGATGGGCATTGGCTAAAATATCAGGAGATCCCCACTGCTCTTCAAATGGTGCTGCCCTTAAACATGTGTCTTAATTATGCTCAAACCCTGGAGTGAGGCCTGATCCCATACTTTCTGACTTAGAGGTTGGATGCTATTGTAGGATAATGTGGGACATTCAATATATGAATAATTGAAGACCGAGCTTTCAAGGCTGTTTCTTGGTGATGTCTGGTAATACAAATTTGAAATCCTATGTCTTATATTGCTGCAACATTCTAAACTTGCTTGAAATTCCTTATTCATATTTAATATAGATTTTTGATGCTCTTGAAGTTGATTAAATATTTCAGTTTACTGGTTATTGCATTAGGAAGTGAACACATTGTGCTTTCTCCATAAAAGGCAACATCATTTAAAATCCATAATTCACTGCCCTAATTTCAAAGCTTTGCAATTTTAGTATTAATATTGGTGCATAAATGAGGACAGGCAACGTATTGAAAAAATGGAGAGATTTTCACAAGGGTTAGAAGTGACCATCTTCATTCATATAGTTTCCCTGGAAACATTGCAAAACAGTCCTTGTGAATACCTTTACTCGAGCTTCCCATATGATCGGTCTGCCTCTACATGGTGTCAAGGCAACAACAGATACCCATTCAAGGAATGCTTTTGGAAAATAGGATTATGCCAGCCTCTAGCAGCAAGAAACTTGTCTATATTCATAGGTATAGATTGTTGAAGGGCTTTTTTGTTGTTCGCAATTAAAAAAACGCAACTAAGATTGCAGAATTGATAAGCATGATGATTGCAAAGCAAGTTCATCATTGACCTCTACGTGTAGTTTAAAAGACAAAAAAAAACTGGAAATAAATATTTTCAAAAAGAATTGTCCAAGTTTTGTCTGTTCACTTTAAAATTCATATAATTTACTTTAAGGGGTTGCAAAAATTTGGATAACTGAATGTGCATAATCAGTGCTCTTGGAATATCTACAAGTTGGGCAAAATTGATTTTTGCACATCTTCTCCTTCATCAAATTCCTGTGTACTGTAAAAGTTGAGCCTTCATGTTTCTTTAACCATTTTTTTGTTCAGCTTTCAGTATTTATTTTACCCCCCTTGATAGAAATTGGACAAGTTCTTTGTAGATTTTTAAATAGATGATCTGAAAATTCTCCAAATTAGTTAAATACTTGAGTTTCAAAGATATTAAGATGCAAAATTATTTTATTTACATAACACCTAAACACTTCATAGTGTCTCTGCATGCATACATTTATATTGCAACACATGGCAATATGGTAGGAATATATGTCACAGATATTCTTAAAGAGTATAAAGTACTCAGACATTTAAGTACATACCATTTTGAATACAGTATGATCGAGGCATTGAATTTTAAACCGTTTTATGATCTCGACAAAGGCATAGTGCTGGTCTGCTTTCATGTGCTATCACTCAGTACTGCAGAACCAAAAGTGCAGGTTCCTAGCTGTTGTTTTGCATTTTTAATATTTATTGATTGCATTTGAACTATCTTAGTATGACATAAAATGTGCCTGAAAAAAACTGCAGAGAAAATTAACACATTCTGTCCCCTCCCCCAAAACGAACCAGTTTCCAATAGGTTAAATTTGCCTCCTCCTTCCTTTGGCAGAGGAATGGCATTGTAGTTTAAAGGACAAAAGAAAACTGGAAATAAATATTTTCAAAAAGAATTGTACAAGTTTTGCCTGTTCATCTTAAAATTCATATAATTTGCTTTAAGGGGTTGCAAAAATTTGAGATGAAGTCTTTAAACTTACCTCCTTGGCTTTTTACATTTTTCTGCATGTAGGCATATCTATTAAATCCTGTTCCATAGACTAGAGTCACAGATAGTAAGAACAGAAGagcacaggtttgtttcgaatccatATTCGTTGTTCAGATCTGTAAAGCATCAATATCAACCATTAGAAACATTGACAGAAAGATGTCCT
It contains:
- the LOC140410801 gene encoding uncharacterized protein, which codes for MDSKQTCALLFLLSVTLVYGTGFNRYAYMQKNVKSQGDYNIKSYDSQNSEDEGNEENDESRDVGGERGSTGPPGPRGPPGSPGKTGMGMPGAPGKPGRPGPPGMPAMGKPGMPGAPGKSGERGTPGEKGDRGARGSPGSKGNQGATGYPGPAGLAALGKPGAQGPPGHTGPAGQPGEKGIPGHMGLPGAKGEKGMGIPGRPGSRGATGPQGPSGPPGPAGLGSTGAPGRPGPPGEKGEMGPAGQPGYSGAPGQKGPPGIPGRPGTGKSGAPGEPGSPGAPGGKGAPGPQGSPGAPGIPGFGKSGLPGLKGEPGPVGPSGYTGEKGQPGATGAPGTPGSVGSAGPPGQQGPRGAPGANAAPGEKGQAGPVGARGYPGPKGQPGSGGAPGKSGSLGLPGTPGPEGQRGASGPKGSMGPAGSPGKSGSAGPPGLHGPPGYPGESGSRGSAGSPGPRGPPGSHGAQGFQGEKGDQGPPGPPGPPGNYYGKMESGSPGTPGLNGPPGSPGQPGLPGPPGPPAEVIMSPGKYDYNGYIKSGEPSAGLFSPYPAFTAILSHSYYPAEQPIAFDKILTNSNNNYDPSTGIFTCEISGIYQFNYQIQVKGANVWVGLYKNDEAVMYSYDDYTEGYIDQVSGSATLYLHENDQIYIQLPTEESNGLYSSELMHSSFSGFLIVHS